A part of Pantoea vagans genomic DNA contains:
- a CDS encoding 3-ketoacyl-ACP reductase FabG2: MTDSVLVTGASKGIGRAIALRLAQDGYQVIVHFNRDRDGAEQCLQQLETAGGSGRVLGFDVADRAATRAALEADIAQHGAYYGVVSNAGISRDAAFPALTDQEWDSVIHTNLDSFYNVIQPCVMPMIGLRRGGRIITLSSVSGMMGNRGQVNYSAAKAGIIGATKALAIELAKRKITVNCIAPGLIDTGMEGLEPQVIEEAMKIVPMKRMGAAEEVAGLASYLMSDIAGYVTRQVISINGGML; encoded by the coding sequence ATGACAGATTCAGTATTGGTCACGGGCGCCAGTAAAGGCATAGGCCGCGCAATAGCGCTGCGTCTCGCTCAGGATGGCTATCAGGTTATCGTACATTTCAACCGCGATCGCGATGGTGCTGAGCAGTGCCTGCAGCAGCTCGAGACTGCAGGCGGCAGTGGACGGGTGCTGGGATTTGATGTTGCTGACCGGGCGGCAACCCGCGCCGCGCTGGAGGCGGACATTGCGCAACACGGTGCCTACTATGGCGTGGTGAGCAATGCCGGTATCAGCCGCGATGCAGCCTTTCCCGCGCTGACGGATCAGGAGTGGGACAGCGTGATCCATACCAATCTCGACAGCTTTTACAACGTGATCCAGCCCTGCGTGATGCCGATGATCGGCCTGCGACGCGGTGGCCGCATTATCACGCTCTCTTCGGTATCCGGAATGATGGGCAATCGCGGCCAGGTCAACTACAGTGCGGCGAAAGCAGGCATTATTGGTGCCACCAAGGCGCTGGCGATTGAACTGGCTAAACGTAAAATTACGGTTAACTGCATCGCGCCAGGCCTGATCGATACCGGCATGGAAGGGCTGGAGCCGCAGGTGATTGAAGAGGCGATGAAGATCGTGCCGATGAAGCGTATGGGTGCGGCTGAAGAGGTCGCCGGGCTGGCGAGCTATCTGATGTCTGATATCGCCGGTTACGTGACGCGTCAGGTGATTTCGATTAATGGAGGCATGCTGTGA
- a CDS encoding LolA family protein, which yields MLKIVLTGLLLWASAASAVTLDQLQQRFASQPVIRADFIQTRTISGMHQPLVSHGQMLIAREQGLWWHQQTPFVMTLLLDDKRMVQSLRGQKPQVITADSNPQMFQFNHLLRALFQADQKVLNENFSVAFSDRGNGAWTLELTPKAAPLNKIFNRISLAGSAFLNSINLDDKQGDKTQIQLSNTRIEPPQLSDEEQARFAGP from the coding sequence ATGCTGAAAATAGTGCTTACCGGCCTGCTGCTGTGGGCCAGTGCCGCCAGCGCGGTCACGCTGGATCAGCTGCAACAGCGTTTTGCCAGCCAGCCGGTGATCCGGGCAGACTTTATCCAGACGCGCACCATTTCAGGTATGCACCAGCCGCTGGTGTCGCATGGGCAGATGCTGATCGCCCGCGAGCAGGGGTTGTGGTGGCATCAGCAGACCCCGTTTGTGATGACCCTGCTGTTGGATGATAAACGTATGGTGCAGAGCCTCAGAGGCCAGAAGCCTCAGGTGATCACCGCCGACAGTAATCCGCAGATGTTCCAGTTCAACCATCTGCTGCGGGCGCTGTTCCAGGCCGATCAGAAGGTGCTGAATGAGAACTTCAGCGTGGCCTTCAGCGATCGTGGCAATGGCGCCTGGACGCTGGAACTGACGCCGAAAGCCGCGCCGCTCAACAAAATATTCAACCGTATCTCGCTGGCGGGCAGCGCCTTCCTGAATAGTATCAACCTGGACGATAAGCAGGGCGATAAGACGCAGATTCAGCTCAGCAACACCCGTATTGAACCGCCACAGTTAAGCGACGAGGAGCAGGCGCGTTTTGCCGGGCCGTAA
- a CDS encoding 3-hydroxyacyl-ACP dehydratase FabZ family protein encodes MLPIERSRELQADSVTLTLQIEAGLFWFQGHFATLPILPGVAQLDWVMHYGILLLAPGKQFAAIENIKFQQPVTPDSLLQLHLDWDAEKSRLSFRYSLLSDNGEQSASSGKIALC; translated from the coding sequence ATGTTGCCGATTGAACGCAGCCGGGAGCTGCAGGCGGACAGCGTGACGCTGACCCTGCAGATTGAAGCCGGACTGTTCTGGTTCCAGGGCCATTTCGCGACCCTGCCGATTCTGCCTGGTGTGGCACAGCTCGACTGGGTCATGCACTACGGGATATTGCTGCTTGCGCCCGGAAAACAGTTTGCCGCCATTGAAAACATCAAATTTCAGCAGCCGGTCACACCCGACTCCCTGTTACAGCTCCATCTTGACTGGGACGCTGAAAAGTCGCGTCTGAGCTTCCGTTACAGCCTGCTGAGTGACAACGGCGAGCAGAGTGCCAGCAGCGGGAAGATTGCGCTGTGTTAA
- a CDS encoding hotdog family protein, whose translation MMINSPAALWLPHAAPMLLLDQLIAVDDEQVHCQVSTCAAGVLAPFLTPQGELPAWFGVEMMAQTVGVWSGWHAKQGGATLIPPGMLLGGRGWRAEHPRFPANVTLDIRMTLLMRDDRMGSFEGDIRYGTQRLASGRLNTYQPNEAELQQLISQGNQP comes from the coding sequence ATAATGATTAACTCTCCCGCGGCGCTCTGGCTGCCGCACGCTGCGCCGATGCTGCTGCTTGATCAACTGATTGCCGTCGATGATGAGCAGGTTCACTGTCAGGTGTCGACCTGCGCTGCTGGCGTACTGGCACCGTTCCTGACGCCACAGGGTGAACTGCCCGCCTGGTTTGGCGTGGAGATGATGGCGCAAACTGTGGGCGTCTGGTCGGGCTGGCATGCAAAGCAGGGCGGTGCAACCCTGATCCCACCCGGTATGCTGCTGGGCGGACGCGGCTGGCGGGCAGAGCATCCCCGGTTTCCCGCCAATGTCACACTGGATATCCGGATGACGCTGCTGATGCGCGACGACCGCATGGGCAGCTTTGAAGGCGACATCCGTTACGGCACGCAGCGGCTTGCCAGCGGCCGTCTGAATACTTATCAACCCAATGAAGCAGAGTTACAGCAATTAATATCACAAGGAAATCAGCCATGA
- a CDS encoding beta-ketoacyl-ACP synthase, with protein MIQRVVVTGMGGVTAFGESWAEISARIRAGRNAVRFMPEWQVYDGLHTLLGAPVDDFVLPAHYTRKRIRAMGRVSLLATRATELALTQAGLIDHPVLTSGETGIAYGSSTGSTGPVSEFATMLTEKHTNNITGTTYVQMMPHTAAVNAGLFFGLRGRVIPTSSACTSGSQAIGYAWEAIRHGYQTVMVAGGAEELCPSEAAVFDTLFATSQRNDAPHTTPAPFDQQRDGLVIGEGAGTLILESLEHAQARGATIYAELTGFHTNCDAAHITQPQRETMQICIERALQSAGITASEVGYVNAHGTATERGDMAESLATAAVFGETTPISSLKSYFGHTLGACGALEAWMSIEMMREGWFAPTLNLTQPTADGGQLDYIMGKPRELETDYIQSNNFAFGGINTSLIFRRWRGV; from the coding sequence GTGATCCAGCGGGTCGTCGTAACCGGCATGGGCGGCGTGACCGCCTTTGGGGAGTCCTGGGCTGAGATCTCGGCACGCATCCGCGCTGGCCGCAATGCGGTACGTTTTATGCCGGAGTGGCAGGTTTATGACGGACTGCATACTCTGCTGGGCGCGCCCGTGGATGATTTTGTGCTGCCTGCGCACTACACCCGCAAGCGCATCCGCGCCATGGGCCGTGTTTCGCTGCTGGCAACGCGCGCGACCGAGCTGGCACTGACTCAGGCGGGCCTGATTGATCATCCGGTGCTGACCAGCGGAGAAACGGGTATCGCCTACGGTTCGTCGACCGGCAGCACCGGGCCGGTCAGCGAGTTCGCCACCATGCTGACGGAAAAGCACACTAACAATATCACCGGCACCACCTATGTGCAGATGATGCCGCATACCGCTGCCGTTAATGCCGGGCTGTTTTTCGGCCTGCGCGGCCGGGTGATCCCGACCTCCAGCGCCTGCACCTCTGGCAGTCAGGCGATTGGCTATGCCTGGGAAGCAATTCGTCACGGCTATCAGACGGTGATGGTGGCGGGGGGAGCCGAAGAACTCTGTCCGTCGGAAGCCGCAGTGTTCGATACGCTGTTTGCCACCAGCCAGCGTAACGACGCTCCCCACACCACGCCTGCGCCTTTTGACCAGCAGCGCGATGGTCTGGTGATTGGTGAAGGGGCAGGCACGCTGATTCTGGAGTCGCTGGAACATGCTCAGGCGCGCGGCGCCACGATTTACGCCGAGCTCACCGGTTTTCACACCAACTGTGACGCAGCCCATATCACGCAGCCGCAGCGGGAAACCATGCAGATTTGCATCGAGCGGGCATTACAGAGTGCAGGAATTACAGCGTCAGAGGTGGGCTACGTGAATGCGCACGGCACGGCCACTGAGCGCGGCGATATGGCCGAAAGTCTGGCGACGGCAGCGGTATTTGGCGAAACGACGCCCATTTCCTCATTGAAATCCTATTTTGGTCATACGCTGGGTGCCTGTGGGGCGCTGGAAGCCTGGATGAGTATTGAGATGATGCGCGAAGGGTGGTTTGCGCCAACCCTGAACCTGACACAACCCACCGCCGACGGTGGTCAGCTGGATTACATCATGGGTAAGCCTCGAGAGCTGGAGACCGACTATATCCAGAGCAACAATTTTGCCTTTGGTGGAATTAATACCTCACTGATCTTCAGGCGCTGGCGCGGCGTCTGA
- a CDS encoding beta-ketoacyl-[acyl-carrier-protein] synthase family protein yields the protein MIYISAIGMLNALGNDSQQIADSLKKGEAPGMQLRHGWLSGDRTCWLGRVEGELPLIPAALSAHNTRNNQLLLAALAQIRPALDAAITRYGASRVAIVLGTSTSGVDEGDQQICGSQPDYHYQMQELGDPSRFLAHYLQLDGPAYTISTACSSSARAIISGQRLIMAGLVDVALVGGADSLSRMPINGFDSLESLSERRCAPFSRDRDGISIGEGAALMLLTREPQPLALLGVGESCDAWHMSAPHPQGEGAERAMRMALQQANLLPQQVGYINLHGTATPLNDQMEAAVIARLSGNAVPCSSTKHLTGHTLGAAGVCEAALSALILLKNLPLPAQDFSEAAQDETLPDCGLLLQPQALQRPVIASNSFAFGGNNTCLILGRPDND from the coding sequence ATGATTTACATCTCTGCCATCGGCATGCTGAATGCCCTGGGTAATGACAGTCAGCAGATTGCAGACAGCCTGAAAAAAGGTGAGGCACCGGGCATGCAGCTGCGTCATGGCTGGCTGAGCGGTGATCGTACCTGCTGGCTCGGCAGAGTTGAAGGCGAGCTGCCACTCATTCCTGCAGCCCTGAGCGCACACAATACCCGCAATAACCAGCTGCTGCTGGCCGCGCTGGCGCAGATCCGTCCGGCACTTGATGCGGCGATTACGCGCTATGGGGCCAGCAGAGTAGCGATTGTGCTGGGAACCAGCACCTCGGGCGTGGATGAAGGCGATCAGCAGATTTGCGGTAGCCAGCCGGATTATCACTACCAGATGCAGGAGCTGGGCGATCCTTCCCGTTTTCTGGCTCACTATCTGCAACTGGATGGCCCGGCCTATACCATTTCCACCGCCTGCTCCTCCAGTGCCCGCGCCATTATCAGCGGCCAGCGGCTGATAATGGCAGGGCTGGTGGATGTGGCGCTGGTGGGCGGTGCGGACTCGCTGAGCCGGATGCCGATTAATGGCTTCGACAGCCTGGAATCGCTCTCTGAGCGTCGCTGCGCGCCGTTCAGCCGCGATCGCGACGGCATTTCAATTGGCGAAGGGGCTGCGCTAATGCTGCTGACGCGCGAACCGCAGCCGCTGGCGCTGCTGGGCGTCGGCGAATCTTGTGATGCCTGGCACATGTCTGCGCCCCATCCGCAGGGTGAGGGCGCTGAACGGGCGATGCGCATGGCGCTGCAACAGGCGAATCTGTTGCCGCAGCAGGTGGGTTATATCAATCTGCACGGCACAGCGACGCCGCTGAACGATCAGATGGAAGCCGCCGTGATAGCGCGTCTGTCTGGCAATGCAGTGCCGTGCAGTTCGACCAAACATCTGACCGGCCATACGCTCGGTGCGGCGGGCGTATGCGAAGCCGCACTCAGTGCGCTGATCCTGCTGAAAAATCTGCCGCTGCCCGCGCAGGATTTCAGTGAGGCGGCGCAGGATGAGACACTGCCGGATTGCGGCTTGCTGTTACAGCCACAGGCGCTGCAACGGCCGGTCATCGCTTCTAATTCATTCGCCTTTGGCGGTAACAACACCTGTCTGATTCTGGGGCGGCCTGATAATGATTAA
- a CDS encoding glycosyltransferase family 2 protein, whose translation MLNTAFSPCVVIPCYNHGAMMASVLARLAPFNLPVIVVDDGSNAATQLQLATLNTPQLSLLRLDSNQGKGAAVIHGLRAAAARGFTHAVQLDADGQHQAEDLPLMLAEAERYPDSLISGQPLYDDSIPKSRLYGRYITHFWVWIETLSLSIRDSMCGFRVYPLAATLALCDRRAIGQRMDFDTEIMVRLYWQGTRSRFIPTRVTYPASGLSHFDALYDNLRISWMHTRLFFGMLPRIPRLLTMRKPPAHWSVETERRGQWGLRFMLAVYRYGGRLPFTLLLWPVVAIYWLSGQHARTASRQWLAQVTAAAQQRQVALPPRLNSYRHFLRFAGAMLDKVASWRGDLRWGRDIDFAPGAEAVIRTPTPQGKLILASHLGDIEACRAMAQQVSGLVINALVFTDNARRFRAVLETIAPQAGVNLMPVSDIGPETAILLQQKLDAGEWVAIVGDRTAVNPQRGGERRVIWSDFLGRAAPFPQGPFVLAAALRCPVLLMFALQQQGKLRIHCEPYADPLLLPRAQRQQALQQAVDRYAERLAHYALLAPLDWFNFFDFWTLPEQQAHHKEFNHD comes from the coding sequence GTGTTAAACACCGCATTTTCGCCCTGCGTGGTGATCCCCTGTTACAACCACGGCGCGATGATGGCGTCGGTGCTGGCGCGGCTGGCACCGTTCAATCTGCCGGTGATCGTGGTGGATGACGGCAGCAATGCAGCCACTCAGCTTCAGCTGGCGACGCTGAACACCCCGCAGCTCAGCCTGCTGCGGCTCGACAGTAATCAGGGCAAAGGCGCGGCGGTGATCCACGGCCTGCGGGCCGCCGCGGCACGCGGATTCACCCATGCGGTGCAACTCGACGCGGACGGCCAGCATCAGGCAGAAGATCTGCCGCTGATGCTGGCAGAAGCTGAGCGCTATCCCGACTCGCTGATCTCCGGTCAGCCGCTGTATGACGACTCGATCCCTAAATCACGCCTTTATGGCCGCTATATCACCCACTTCTGGGTCTGGATCGAAACGCTGTCGCTGTCGATCCGCGACAGCATGTGTGGCTTCCGCGTCTATCCGCTGGCCGCGACCCTGGCGCTGTGCGATCGCCGTGCCATCGGCCAGCGCATGGATTTTGACACCGAAATTATGGTGCGGCTCTACTGGCAGGGGACGCGCAGTCGCTTTATCCCGACCCGAGTCACCTATCCCGCCAGCGGGCTGTCTCACTTCGATGCACTCTATGACAACCTGCGCATCTCCTGGATGCACACCCGACTCTTCTTTGGCATGCTGCCGCGCATTCCCCGGCTGCTGACGATGCGTAAACCGCCAGCGCACTGGTCAGTGGAAACAGAACGGCGCGGACAGTGGGGATTACGCTTTATGCTGGCGGTCTATCGTTATGGCGGCCGACTGCCTTTTACGCTGCTGCTCTGGCCGGTGGTGGCGATTTACTGGCTGAGCGGTCAGCACGCACGCACGGCCTCCCGGCAGTGGCTGGCGCAGGTGACGGCCGCCGCACAGCAGCGTCAGGTAGCGTTACCGCCCCGGCTTAACAGCTATCGCCATTTCCTGCGCTTTGCCGGGGCGATGCTGGATAAAGTGGCCAGCTGGCGCGGCGATCTGCGCTGGGGACGGGATATCGATTTTGCGCCAGGCGCAGAAGCAGTGATTCGCACGCCAACGCCGCAGGGCAAGCTGATCCTTGCTTCCCATCTCGGCGATATAGAAGCCTGTCGCGCCATGGCGCAGCAGGTCAGCGGACTGGTGATTAATGCGCTGGTGTTTACCGACAACGCCCGCCGTTTTCGGGCGGTGCTGGAAACCATCGCCCCACAGGCGGGCGTCAATCTGATGCCGGTCAGCGATATCGGGCCGGAGACGGCGATCCTGCTGCAGCAGAAGCTGGATGCAGGCGAATGGGTGGCGATTGTCGGGGATCGCACGGCGGTGAATCCGCAGCGCGGTGGCGAGCGACGGGTGATCTGGAGCGACTTTCTGGGTCGTGCTGCCCCGTTTCCTCAGGGGCCGTTTGTGCTGGCGGCCGCATTGCGCTGCCCGGTGCTGCTGATGTTCGCCCTGCAGCAACAGGGTAAACTGCGTATTCACTGTGAGCCGTATGCCGATCCGCTGCTGTTGCCTCGTGCGCAGCGTCAGCAGGCGCTGCAACAGGCGGTCGATCGCTACGCGGAACGGCTGGCCCATTATGCGCTGCTGGCACCCCTCGACTGGTTCAACTTTTTCGATTTCTGGACGCTGCCTGAGCAACAGGCGCACCACAAGGAGTTTAACCATGACTGA
- a CDS encoding DUF3261 domain-containing protein, giving the protein MIRAAFILLTALLLSACAGHAPDSSRPSAWLKPGVKVTLPQPGIRPAFQQQQLLTGQVKGQSQSLLVLLSADEQQIDLAGLSSVGIRLFSLRYDASGIHTQQLMPLPHMPPASQVLADIMLSYWPLDVWQKQLPPGWTLQDQGLKRLLIDADNQLVTEIDYLQRGNQRQPISIQQHAFGYQIRIQHLDAS; this is encoded by the coding sequence ATGATCCGCGCCGCCTTTATTCTGCTGACGGCTCTGCTGCTCAGCGCCTGTGCCGGCCATGCACCCGACAGCAGCCGTCCCTCTGCCTGGCTGAAACCGGGCGTAAAAGTGACGCTGCCACAGCCGGGCATCCGTCCCGCCTTCCAGCAGCAGCAGCTGCTGACCGGGCAGGTTAAAGGTCAGAGTCAGTCACTGCTGGTGCTGCTCAGCGCCGATGAACAGCAAATCGATCTGGCCGGGCTCTCTTCGGTGGGTATCCGCCTGTTCAGCCTGCGCTACGATGCTAGCGGTATTCACACTCAGCAGTTGATGCCGCTGCCGCACATGCCACCCGCCAGTCAGGTGCTGGCGGACATCATGCTCAGCTACTGGCCGCTGGATGTGTGGCAAAAACAGCTGCCGCCAGGCTGGACGCTGCAGGATCAGGGGTTAAAGCGCCTGCTGATCGATGCCGATAACCAGCTGGTGACCGAAATTGATTATCTGCAACGCGGTAATCAGCGCCAGCCGATCAGCATTCAGCAGCATGCCTTTGGCTATCAGATCCGCATTCAACATCTGGACGCCTCATGA
- a CDS encoding MMPL family transporter yields the protein MPGRNDRLLAILWLALCLLLAAALAFLLPRSQLNSSVLALLPQQNLGAAPPALQQGFMQRLDRQMVWLISPGDQDDPQVAAWWLAQLRALPDLKQVQGDLDAQQQQQWGRFAWQHRNGLMDEATRGRLQNGGGAQADWLLAQLFSAFSGVSSKELQGDPLMLVRGSQLALAQNAGRMTLHDGWLTVKDEQGQQWYFLHGELANNAFSMQQSHALVTRLSALEQQLKSRWPQAKLLTRGTMLFSDNASQRAQHDVKTLGSVTLAGVVLLVLLVFRSLRPLLLTVTSVAIGAMAGTVMTLLCFGELHLMTLVMSLSIVGISADYTLYYLTERMVHGEQQTPWQSLRKVRGTLLLALATTAIAWLLMLLAPFPGLRQLAVFAASGLTASCLMVILIYPWLVRGLPVRPVPLMVPLARWLAAWRRQRGLRVGLPVLMAIFALAGIAQLKVDDDIAHLQSAPAQLLEQDRQLATLTGQRADQTWFVVWGDDAQQTLQRLEKLAPDLHQAQQQGWLQRYRLLPLSSLAQQQQDLQLLKQAAPTITDRLQQAGITLAAPDLNPMPVTPDAWLASPLSEGWRLLWLTLPDGQSGVLIPTSGVKNSAALAELSKQHPGVSWIDRKSSYDSLFSFWRTLLSGLLALALLLITLSFVVRLGLKAGLRSALPSLLSLAMAMATLGWIGASLNLFALLALILVLGIGINYTLFFSNPQGTPLTSLLAVSLAMITTLLTLGMLVFSSTSAIASFGTVLCSGIFSAFLLSPLAMRPTRSRSKR from the coding sequence TTGCCGGGCCGTAATGATCGGCTGCTGGCCATTCTGTGGCTGGCCCTCTGCCTGCTGCTGGCCGCCGCGCTCGCTTTCCTGTTGCCGCGTAGCCAGCTTAACAGCAGCGTGCTTGCCCTATTGCCGCAGCAGAATCTGGGCGCGGCACCACCTGCGCTGCAGCAGGGCTTTATGCAGCGGCTGGATCGCCAGATGGTGTGGCTGATTTCACCCGGCGATCAGGACGATCCCCAGGTCGCCGCCTGGTGGCTGGCTCAGCTGCGCGCGTTGCCTGATCTGAAACAGGTGCAGGGCGATCTTGATGCACAGCAGCAGCAGCAGTGGGGCCGTTTTGCCTGGCAACATCGCAACGGACTGATGGATGAAGCGACGCGCGGCCGGTTGCAGAACGGCGGCGGGGCGCAGGCGGACTGGTTACTGGCACAGCTCTTCTCAGCCTTCTCGGGCGTCAGCAGCAAAGAGTTGCAGGGCGATCCTTTGATGCTGGTGCGCGGTTCACAACTGGCGCTGGCCCAGAACGCCGGGCGGATGACGTTGCATGATGGCTGGCTGACCGTAAAAGATGAGCAGGGTCAGCAGTGGTATTTTCTGCATGGCGAGCTGGCAAATAACGCCTTCAGTATGCAGCAAAGTCATGCGCTGGTGACCCGGCTCAGCGCGCTGGAACAGCAGCTTAAAAGCCGCTGGCCGCAGGCGAAACTGCTGACGCGGGGCACGATGCTGTTCAGCGACAACGCCAGTCAGCGTGCTCAGCATGATGTCAAAACACTGGGTAGTGTGACGCTGGCTGGCGTCGTCCTGCTGGTACTGCTGGTCTTCCGCTCGCTGCGTCCGTTGCTGCTGACGGTGACCTCTGTGGCGATCGGCGCAATGGCGGGCACGGTGATGACGCTGCTTTGCTTCGGCGAGCTACATCTGATGACGCTGGTGATGAGCCTGAGTATTGTCGGCATTTCGGCGGATTACACGCTCTATTATCTCACCGAGCGCATGGTTCACGGCGAGCAGCAGACGCCGTGGCAGAGCCTGCGTAAAGTGCGCGGCACGCTGCTGCTGGCGCTCGCGACCACGGCTATTGCCTGGCTGCTGATGCTGCTGGCACCGTTTCCAGGGCTGCGTCAGCTGGCGGTGTTTGCTGCCAGCGGCTTAACCGCCTCCTGCCTGATGGTGATTCTGATCTACCCGTGGCTGGTGCGCGGATTACCAGTGCGTCCGGTGCCGCTGATGGTGCCACTGGCGCGCTGGCTTGCTGCCTGGCGTCGTCAGCGTGGGCTGCGTGTCGGATTACCCGTATTGATGGCCATCTTCGCCCTGGCTGGGATCGCCCAGCTGAAGGTAGATGATGACATCGCGCATCTGCAAAGCGCGCCTGCGCAACTACTGGAGCAGGATCGCCAACTGGCAACCCTGACCGGCCAGCGCGCCGATCAGACCTGGTTTGTGGTCTGGGGTGATGACGCTCAGCAAACGCTGCAGCGGCTGGAAAAACTGGCACCGGATCTCCATCAGGCACAGCAGCAGGGCTGGTTGCAGCGCTATCGTCTGCTGCCGCTGTCGTCACTGGCGCAGCAACAGCAGGATCTGCAACTGCTGAAGCAGGCTGCCCCGACAATTACAGACCGACTGCAGCAGGCGGGGATTACGCTGGCCGCGCCGGATCTGAACCCGATGCCGGTGACGCCGGATGCCTGGCTGGCGAGTCCGCTGAGTGAAGGCTGGCGACTGTTGTGGCTGACGCTGCCGGACGGGCAGAGTGGCGTTCTGATCCCCACCAGCGGCGTCAAAAACAGCGCCGCACTCGCAGAGCTGTCTAAGCAGCATCCGGGCGTCAGCTGGATCGATCGCAAATCCAGTTACGATTCGCTGTTCAGCTTCTGGCGGACGTTACTGAGCGGATTACTGGCGCTGGCGCTGCTGCTGATTACCCTGAGTTTTGTCGTGCGGCTGGGATTAAAGGCGGGCTTACGCAGCGCGCTGCCGTCGCTGTTGTCGCTGGCGATGGCGATGGCCACACTGGGCTGGATCGGTGCATCGCTCAACCTGTTCGCGCTGCTGGCGCTGATTCTGGTGCTGGGCATCGGCATTAACTACACGCTATTTTTCAGCAACCCACAGGGTACGCCGCTGACCTCGCTGCTGGCGGTATCGCTGGCGATGATTACCACCTTACTGACGCTGGGAATGCTGGTATTCAGTAGCACCAGCGCGATTGCCAGTTTTGGCACCGTATTATGCAGCGGTATCTTCAGCGCGTTCCTGCTGTCGCCGCTGGCGATGCGACCCACCCGATCAAGGAGTAAACGATGA
- a CDS encoding acyl-CoA thioesterase, with translation MTEHHAEVVLTVSFHDCDPMGVVWHGNYFRFFELAREVLLRSINYSYAEMAASGYVWPVVDTRVKYRQPLRCEETIRVSARITEYENRLRIDYEVRNAAGQITTKAHTLQVAVEKESQALCFVSPDILLERLGVKGC, from the coding sequence ATGACTGAACATCATGCTGAAGTCGTGCTGACCGTCTCATTCCACGACTGCGACCCGATGGGCGTGGTCTGGCACGGTAACTATTTCCGCTTTTTCGAATTGGCGCGCGAAGTCCTGCTGCGCAGTATTAATTACAGCTATGCCGAAATGGCCGCCAGCGGCTACGTCTGGCCAGTGGTCGATACCCGGGTCAAATATCGTCAGCCGTTGCGCTGCGAAGAGACGATTCGGGTCAGCGCACGGATTACAGAATATGAGAACCGCCTGCGCATCGATTATGAAGTGCGAAACGCCGCCGGTCAGATCACCACCAAAGCACATACGCTGCAGGTGGCGGTAGAGAAGGAGAGCCAGGCGCTGTGCTTTGTGTCGCCCGATATTTTACTGGAACGTTTAGGAGTGAAAGGATGCTGA